One genomic window of Sphingobacterium oryzagri includes the following:
- a CDS encoding DNA polymerase III subunit alpha, with amino-acid sequence MYLNCHSYHSLRYGTLAIDTLVKQARAMHITALALTDINTVTGIYDFTKACLAEAIKPIVGMEIREDNKLLYITLAKHQSGIGEICRLLTDRNVDETPLPTIAPQFAEVITIYPLSNVPEQLKENEYVGVRPEQVSWLIREPWKPYISRMVILSPVTVSSKTEHNLHRILRAIDLNVILSKLGDGDTCAVEETLTPLDKLLDHYSSYPQIIANTRKVIESCHFEFDFHTPRNRKHYTENRQGDIKLLRSLAYAGLKKRYGDNHSTARARVEKELKVIDELGFSGYFLITWDIIRYSNSMGFMHIGRGSGANRIIAYCLGITDICPLELDLYFERFLNLNRKTPPDFDIDWSWQERDTILQYIFDRYGKDHVAFCGTNVEFKYRSIFREVGKVFGLPKEELDALATRSAERDDDSQVVRLVMKYGKMLEKYPNQRSMHSCGILISEDPITNFTALEMPSKGFPIVQFDMHIAEDIGFEKFDILSQRGIGSINDTVKLIKRNKQLHVDIRDTTISKNEARCNEMLSRGQTIGCFYIESPAMRGLLRRLKCEDYKTLVAASSIIRPGVAQSGMMKEYIFRHNYPDQFEYFHEVFEEHLGDTYGIMVYQEDVIKIAMHFGGLSAADGDVLRRAMSGKGRSLSALQKVKDNFFSSCADQGHPEELSREVYRQIESFAGYSFCKAHSASYAVESYQSLYLKSYYPIEFMVAVINNQGGFYRTEVYVHEARMSGANILTPCVNKSEYETALYGSDIYLGLMHLHGLEAKIASLIPEERRKHGDFTSIEDFVRRIPIGLENLQTLVFIGAFRFTGKCKSELLVHSRLLLINFKPEDRNGLLINEPAKTYKMPTIERSIYEDAFDEIELLSFPVSCSPFDLLQTKYRGHVMAKDLNQQHKRQVKMLAYLISRKHVPTKRGTMFFGTWIDANGDYFDTAHFPNSLEHSPFLGGGCYLLLGTVEVDYHFPTITVTKMAKMPFIPDPRYSHEKSKAYHAHRQIKEDVSMTNRKPYPLEHEIGLPRKKISI; translated from the coding sequence ATGTACCTCAACTGCCACTCCTACCATAGCCTGCGCTATGGCACCCTAGCGATAGACACGCTGGTCAAGCAGGCGCGTGCTATGCACATCACTGCCCTGGCTCTTACGGATATCAACACCGTAACGGGTATCTACGATTTCACGAAGGCTTGCCTGGCCGAAGCGATCAAGCCGATCGTCGGGATGGAAATTCGCGAAGATAATAAGCTGCTTTACATAACCCTTGCTAAGCATCAATCTGGCATCGGCGAAATCTGCCGGCTGTTGACCGACCGCAATGTCGACGAAACTCCTTTGCCAACCATTGCTCCGCAATTTGCAGAAGTCATCACAATTTATCCACTATCCAATGTTCCTGAGCAGCTTAAAGAAAATGAATATGTAGGCGTTCGCCCGGAGCAGGTAAGCTGGCTTATTCGCGAGCCGTGGAAACCTTATATCTCGCGTATGGTGATCCTAAGTCCGGTTACCGTATCCAGCAAAACTGAACACAACCTGCACCGCATCCTACGTGCAATCGATTTAAATGTGATCTTATCCAAACTTGGCGACGGTGATACCTGCGCAGTGGAGGAAACGTTGACTCCGCTCGATAAGCTACTCGACCACTACAGCAGTTATCCGCAAATCATTGCCAATACGCGCAAGGTGATCGAAAGCTGTCATTTTGAATTTGATTTTCACACACCACGCAATCGGAAGCATTACACCGAAAACCGACAAGGCGATATCAAACTACTCCGTAGTCTGGCTTATGCTGGCTTGAAAAAACGCTATGGCGACAACCATTCCACAGCGCGGGCACGCGTGGAAAAGGAGCTGAAAGTAATAGATGAACTTGGCTTTAGTGGTTATTTTCTCATCACCTGGGATATCATACGGTATAGCAACAGCATGGGTTTTATGCACATCGGCCGGGGTAGTGGCGCCAACAGGATTATTGCCTATTGCCTGGGCATAACCGATATCTGTCCGCTTGAGCTTGATCTCTATTTTGAGCGTTTCCTCAACCTAAACCGCAAGACGCCGCCCGACTTTGATATCGACTGGAGCTGGCAGGAGCGCGATACGATCCTGCAATATATTTTCGATCGCTATGGAAAAGATCATGTCGCCTTTTGCGGCACCAACGTCGAATTTAAGTACCGCTCCATTTTTCGCGAAGTCGGTAAAGTATTTGGCTTACCTAAAGAAGAGCTCGACGCTTTGGCCACGCGGTCGGCGGAGCGCGATGACGACAGCCAAGTTGTTCGTCTGGTCATGAAGTACGGAAAGATGCTCGAGAAATACCCCAACCAACGAAGCATGCACTCCTGCGGTATCTTGATCTCCGAGGATCCGATCACCAACTTCACGGCACTCGAGATGCCGTCAAAGGGATTTCCCATCGTGCAATTTGATATGCATATCGCCGAAGATATTGGCTTTGAGAAATTCGATATTTTATCGCAGCGCGGTATAGGCAGTATCAACGATACCGTCAAGCTCATCAAGAGAAACAAACAGCTCCATGTCGATATCCGCGATACCACGATCTCCAAGAATGAAGCACGTTGTAACGAGATGCTTAGCCGTGGTCAAACGATCGGTTGTTTTTATATCGAATCACCAGCTATGCGCGGGCTGCTCCGCAGGCTAAAATGTGAGGATTACAAAACCCTGGTTGCCGCCTCATCGATCATTCGCCCAGGCGTGGCACAATCTGGAATGATGAAAGAATACATCTTTCGGCACAACTACCCCGATCAGTTTGAATATTTTCATGAGGTCTTCGAGGAACACCTGGGCGATACCTACGGTATCATGGTCTATCAGGAAGACGTCATCAAGATCGCGATGCACTTTGGAGGCCTTTCCGCTGCCGATGGCGATGTACTGCGTCGCGCCATGAGTGGCAAGGGGCGATCACTCTCCGCACTCCAAAAAGTCAAAGACAACTTCTTTTCCTCCTGTGCCGACCAAGGGCATCCCGAAGAACTAAGCCGCGAAGTCTACCGGCAGATAGAATCTTTTGCCGGCTATTCCTTTTGTAAGGCACACTCCGCATCCTATGCCGTAGAAAGCTATCAGAGCCTGTACTTGAAAAGCTACTACCCTATCGAGTTTATGGTAGCGGTCATCAATAATCAGGGCGGCTTCTATCGCACGGAAGTCTACGTGCACGAAGCACGCATGTCTGGCGCAAACATTCTCACGCCTTGCGTCAACAAAAGCGAATATGAAACCGCACTTTACGGTAGCGATATTTATCTGGGCTTAATGCACTTACATGGCCTGGAAGCTAAGATTGCAAGCTTAATACCAGAAGAACGACGAAAACATGGTGACTTTACCTCCATTGAAGACTTTGTACGTCGCATACCCATCGGGTTAGAAAATCTACAGACATTGGTTTTCATTGGTGCATTCCGTTTTACCGGGAAATGCAAGAGCGAGCTATTGGTACATTCAAGATTATTGCTAATTAACTTTAAACCCGAAGACCGAAACGGCCTGCTGATCAACGAGCCGGCAAAAACATATAAAATGCCGACCATTGAGCGATCAATTTACGAAGACGCGTTTGATGAAATTGAACTACTAAGCTTTCCGGTATCATGTTCACCTTTCGACCTCCTGCAAACCAAATACCGCGGTCACGTCATGGCTAAAGATCTAAATCAACAACACAAGCGACAGGTCAAAATGCTGGCTTACCTTATTTCTCGCAAGCACGTGCCGACCAAACGCGGCACCATGTTTTTCGGCACCTGGATCGATGCCAACGGGGATTATTTCGATACCGCACATTTTCCGAATAGTCTCGAGCACTCTCCTTTTCTCGGAGGCGGTTGTTATCTTCTACTAGGCACCGTTGAAGTCGACTACCATTTCCCGACGATTACTGTTACTAAGATGGCCAAGATGCCTTTTATTCCCGACCCACGCTATTCTCACGAGAAAAGCAAAGCCTACCATGCCCATCGACAGATCAAGGAAGATGTGAGTATGACGAATCGTAAGCCTTATCCGCTGGAACATGAGATTGGCTTGCCAAGAAAAAAAATATCGATTTAA